Within the Setaria viridis chromosome 3, Setaria_viridis_v4.0, whole genome shotgun sequence genome, the region ATGAGCCATAGTTGCACTCGTCGCACACCCGGACAAGCGTGCATGGACGCACGTATGAGTCGCAAATGACACACTTGCCATCGCATTTCTCACAGAGGCGACCGATCGCAATGCCGGGCTGCTTCCGGCACATGATGAGATCAGGATGATGCTTCGCCATTGCTGTCGGATGCTAACCTGCAAAAATCATCGTAGAATAGTATACAGGTAAGAATCATGCGATGCTATAGTTTGTTAGCAGCTGGGAGAACAAGCACAGGAGCAAAATTTCGGTGAAATGTCAACAATTTCTTAATTCAATCAATTATACATATAGCTGTCCATAGCACTAGGAGATTTTGGTGAGCATCTCCTAGAGGAGCAAACTTTAGTGTGGTGACCCAAGATTAGCAAACAGCAGCTCAACTATTCATCACTAAGACACTAACACTAAAGCTCTTTTCAGAATTGCATCAGGTGTCCACAAGGTTTGTCAATTTTAATAAGAATATCTCACAAAAGAAAGATGAAGACTGCTGAATACATGTAACTTATAGGGCAGATTGACATAAACACAGCAAGTCCAAGTCCCACCGAAACTACAGTGCAATCTCACCATGTCTGATGTTTTTGTGATATCATAAAAACAACATATGACATGGCATATAGTTGTGTGTGAAACCCTGGCATAGCACTATCTCATTGCACAACCACCAAAGAATAAATTTAGTTATGGTTTAAAAAACTGGAGCCCCGAATGCCAATGCAACTCTGCAAGCTACACCATCCGTGTCGGCTACACTAACCAGCTGCAATACAAGTTTGAATACTACAATGCATTTCTACACTAATTTCAAAGTTTGAGGCTGCCTGCAGGCTTAGCATTTCCAATTGGGCTGATAACCTAGTTACGCAATCTATTGTTACTGAAGTCACATGTAAACACCCAAACAACATACAGCACTAGTGAATCTATCCACTATTGCTTATGCTTCCCACTGTAGTCATGCAGCATCAAAACATGGATACTAGTAATtattcacatcatcatcaggcATCCCAACCAGCATCAAAACACTTCTCATGCTTCCCCCCTCCCCCATCGTTCCCCACCTGCCACGGGCCAGAGCCCACACAACTTGGAGCGAATTGCAGAGGCGAACAGCCGAGAGAGGAACAAGATGAACTACGGCGCGCGGAGTAGCGGAAGCCCTAAATCCCTCGTCCGCCGGAGGCAAGGTCAGCTGCCCTGTCACAGGCTAATCGACGGAACGCCTACTCAAGCCGCTTCAATTCTAACACGGAAAAAGTTCTACTCCAGAGCTCACGTACCTCCTGGGGGTAGGGGATGTGTCCTGTGCGGTGGCGCTCCGCGTTCCTCGAAGGCAGCGGGCCGAGAGCTcgagacgacggcgacgaggaaggcggcggACGGAGGCTAGGGCTTGCGGCAGCGGCGAGATATATTTGGGccttcccggcggcggccgatgcTGCTAGAAGCTTATAGATGCCACCAAGGGATCTTCGTTCAAACCCGTCCTCTTTCCAATCGGACGGCTGTCGACTGGGGAAGCGGGACCTCTCGTTTTGGGACACTGAGACTCTGGCCCCACATGTCGGTCTCACAGATCTCAGCGTCCGGCGCCCTTTTACCCCTTCGTTCCggccgagctcgccgtcgccgccgttgtAGGGCGACTTCGACTTCCGCCGCGTAGCTCCGCTATAGGGCCTGAGGCAATCGTTccctgcggcggcgggtgaGATGGATTCGGGCTCCGGGAAGCCCGAAGAGGTGGCCGCCTACCAGAGCAGCGAGGCCAAGCAGGCGAGGTTGCAGTccatgctcgccgcgctcctcgacgaCCCTATACTCGCGGACGTCCCTAGGAAGCCCTCTCTCGCCGACGTCGACACGCTGATTAACCTCGAGCTCGGCAGCGCCATGAGGGTGACCGTTGTCAAGTTGGACAACACCTCCTTCGGTACACCTGATCCCCTTCAGACCTTACATTCTGCTcaccttttttttaatctcaAATTACCATTCCAGTAGATCATTTAGTCCGAGTATCCTGCCTTTTTAATTGAACTCGATTACATATCTGCTTCTTTTGTCCCTGTGAAAGATATCGCATTGTCGAATGCTGCCACGGTCAAGGATCTGAAGTTGGCTATCAGGAAGAAGATCAATGAGATAGAACAAGAGCAGATGGGGCATCGTCATATCTCATGGTATGGAAACAATCTTTCCTGTGGACCATTGCATGCTTCTAAGTGGTTTATGATGCGCATTGCTCTTTGTAATGCTTGTTACCTTGGCATCAAGGCTGGGTTGTCCTAGTGGATCTTTACTATGTGATATCTCATACAATGGACCTGAGCAATTAGGTACTACCTCCAAGTAATTCTGGCTGGAGATAGGACTATGTTCCATAGTGTATACACTACATTAAGAGACAAAAACTGAagtttattttgatttttagtTTCATTTTGCACTGAGGTTCACCTGGTtagttttttcttcttaatttaACAGGGGAGGCATGGTCTTCTTTTTTATATTACCCTTTATTATAGTAATGGTGCGTGTACAGTAAGGAAACGGAGAATACCTGTTTGGGCTTGAATAGTTGAATGCATTTACATATGGCAAACAAGCCCTCTGCACCAtaggtttttctttttcagttgGAACCTAGGGAAAAAATATCTTTCCAGGATTGTTTCGTTCTTTTGAACTAAGTCTGCTGTGTACACACAGAAGTTGCTGGCCTAAATTTTGGCTTTCAATTATTCTGAAGGACGTATGCAGTATTTTCTACACCGTCTACTAGACAAATACATGGTATCCTTGGTTCCTAGACTCTTGAAGCTTTCCGTCAAGCATTTTCAGGGGCCTTCCAAAGTGGCAAAGTATGATCCCATTTCCATGGTTTCCACGAAGCCTTTTTTCTGATAACATTTGTACCGAACAATATGGACAGCAGTAGTCACTTGAAAGAGTTCCTCAAATTAGGATTAGTGCTCCTAAATTAACGGAAAGTGCGGTCCCTGTTATTGGAGTAGTATGAGGATTGCATTGCTGTTATGGATAACTATAATTTCTGGATGGGACAACGATTTTATTTATATTCTACAAATTCAGGGGGAAATAAGGATCCCATAGTAAGTTTGTGCTGCCGTGCCTATGTTCAAGCCCGAATATATGTTCTGTTAGAAGGAATAAGCATATAACTGATCGTTGATTCATCCTAATGATGGTAATTAGGTTCAGTGTTTGTGACAACGATAGCAACAGCTATTAATGTAGCTTGACAATATAGATTTGGAAATTCGGAAGTTCAATTATGCTTTTTTTAGATACGTTTCTTCATTATGCTAATTAGGAGGGGTCCTATATAAACTTTTGGTTAGTGGCCTTTTGTGGAACCTTTTGTCTGTCAGTGTTTCTTATTGTTTAGATAATGACAATTCTGAACTCTACTTTTGCGTGTTTTGCTGATTCTTGTGCTGTCATACTATTTCTGTTTGATGCAGGAAGCATGTATGGGATAACTACTGCTTGACACATCATAATGAGAAGATGATAGATGACAGTTCTACACTTTCTTCTCACGATGTCCGTAATAACTCTAAGGTAGCTCTTTTGTTAAAGAAATACAAAGGTTTCTGGTTATATTACAGAAAATATCCATGTTCATTTCTGGAAGACTAAATAAGTAGCTAATGAAGAGTGTCCCACTTGCTTCTGTCAGGTGGTTATAATAACCAAGCATCAACTGAGTACTATTGCTATTTGATTTGACCTTATCTCCCAGTTTTGTGTACCCCTTTTTTAGTTGTCATCTGTTTCTGTAGTGTTTTATCCTTAGCTCTATGTATTTGTCTGGGCCATTAATTGTGGCCATTGTAGTCTCCCGTTTGCAATACTTTTCTGTAAACTTTTGGAACTCATATAAGGTAGACTGTAGCCGCCCTATCAAAAGAAAATTGACCATATCTGCTCCATGTAGGTCTGTTTCTCGCCACATATCATGTCCAGAGTGCATCGGAAGCACTCTAGAAGAAGAAAACACCGCTTCTTCC harbors:
- the LOC117847218 gene encoding U11/U12 small nuclear ribonucleoprotein 25 kDa protein; translation: MDSGSGKPEEVAAYQSSEAKQARLQSMLAALLDDPILADVPRKPSLADVDTLINLELGSAMRVTVVKLDNTSFDIALSNAATVKDLKLAIRKKINEIEQEQMGHRHISWKHVWDNYCLTHHNEKMIDDSSTLSSHDVRNNSKVCFSPHIMSRVHRKHSRRRKHRFFHGLNKKL